In the genome of Candidatus Microbacterium phytovorans, one region contains:
- a CDS encoding AlkA N-terminal domain-containing protein: MTGPAITMTSATFDERYRAIDARDARFDGQFVTAVRSTGIYCRPSCPARTPKPSHVTFYPTSAAAHEAGYRACKRCLPEAAPGSPQWDLRGDTAARAMRLIAEGVVEREGVPGLAARLGYSSRHLTRLLTAELGAGPLALARAQRAHTARMLLVGTDLAAADVAFSAGFASVRQFNDTVREVFGLTPTELRARRSAKDAATAAPGAIDLVLPHRGPFDADGLFRWMAVRAVHGAEVATERSFARTLRLDGGPAWFEVRLDAAGRVRLRARLTHLRDLAPLVARARRLFDLDADPLAVDAALAAHPELAARVAAVPGIRVPGAADPHEMLIRAMVGQQITVAAARTALTALTEALGERADAFEGTDRLFPTMAAIAAHGADVLRGPGARIRAVTGAAEALATGELTLTTADDGPDQRAALLARPGIGPWTADYVRMRVTGDPDITLPGDVAVRSGAALLGIPSDPRGFDAWAARTAPWRSYMTAHLWRALDTTPQNRNSS; the protein is encoded by the coding sequence ATGACCGGCCCCGCGATCACGATGACGAGCGCGACGTTCGACGAGCGCTACCGCGCGATCGACGCCCGCGACGCGCGGTTCGACGGCCAGTTCGTCACGGCGGTGCGCTCGACCGGCATCTACTGCCGGCCGTCGTGCCCGGCGCGCACGCCGAAGCCGTCGCACGTGACGTTCTACCCGACGTCGGCGGCTGCGCACGAGGCCGGCTACCGCGCCTGCAAGCGGTGCCTGCCCGAGGCCGCCCCGGGCTCGCCGCAGTGGGATCTCCGGGGCGACACGGCCGCCCGGGCCATGCGGCTCATCGCCGAGGGCGTCGTCGAGCGAGAGGGCGTGCCGGGCCTTGCCGCGCGGTTGGGCTACTCGAGCCGGCATCTCACCCGCCTGCTCACGGCCGAGCTCGGCGCCGGCCCGCTTGCCCTCGCGCGCGCCCAGCGCGCGCACACGGCGCGCATGCTGCTCGTCGGCACCGATCTCGCCGCCGCCGACGTCGCGTTCTCCGCGGGCTTCGCGAGCGTGCGGCAGTTCAACGACACCGTGCGCGAGGTGTTCGGGCTCACCCCGACCGAGCTGCGCGCCCGACGCTCGGCGAAGGATGCCGCGACCGCCGCGCCCGGGGCCATCGATCTCGTCCTGCCCCATCGCGGACCCTTCGACGCCGACGGGCTGTTCCGGTGGATGGCGGTGCGGGCCGTGCACGGCGCGGAGGTCGCGACCGAGCGGTCCTTCGCGCGCACCCTCCGACTCGACGGCGGACCGGCCTGGTTCGAGGTGCGCCTCGACGCCGCGGGCCGTGTCCGGCTGCGCGCACGGCTCACGCATCTGCGCGATCTGGCGCCACTCGTGGCCCGTGCTCGCCGCCTGTTCGATCTCGACGCCGACCCGCTCGCCGTCGACGCCGCCCTCGCCGCGCATCCCGAGCTGGCCGCCCGCGTCGCCGCCGTGCCCGGCATCCGTGTTCCCGGCGCCGCCGACCCGCACGAGATGCTCATCCGGGCCATGGTGGGCCAGCAGATCACCGTCGCCGCCGCACGCACCGCGCTGACGGCGCTCACCGAGGCGCTGGGGGAGCGCGCCGACGCCTTCGAGGGAACCGATCGGCTCTTCCCGACGATGGCGGCGATCGCCGCGCACGGCGCCGACGTCCTGCGCGGTCCGGGCGCGCGCATCCGTGCGGTCACCGGCGCCGCGGAAGCGCTCGCGACCGGCGAGCTGACCCTCACGACCGCCGACGACGGCCCCGATCAGCGCGCGGCGCTGCTGGCGCGGCCGGGCATCGGTCCGTGGACCGCCGACTACGTCCGCATGCGCGTCACCGGCGATCCCGACATCACCCTCCCCGGCGACGTCGCGGTGCGATCGGGGGCAGCGCTTCTCGGCATCCCCTCGGATCCGCGCGGCTTCGACGCGTGGGCCGCGCGCACCGCGCCGTGGCGCAGCTACATGACCGCGCACCTCTGGCGCGCGCTCGACACCACCCCGCAGAACAGGAACTCCTCATGA
- the purN gene encoding phosphoribosylglycinamide formyltransferase, whose protein sequence is MLTLAVLISGTGSNLRALLEAASDPDFPARIVVVGADRQADGFAHAEAFGIPTIMVPYSEFASREEWGAELHAQLTVWRPDLVVLSGLMRLLPAAFVDAWAPRLINTHPAYLPEFPGAHGVRDALAAGATQTGASVIVVDGGVDTGPILAQERVDVLPGDTEHSLHERIKPVERRLLIDVVRRIATGDLDLSVYDTH, encoded by the coding sequence GTGCTGACCCTGGCCGTGCTGATCTCGGGCACGGGTTCGAATCTTCGGGCCCTGCTGGAGGCGGCGAGCGACCCTGATTTCCCCGCCCGGATCGTCGTCGTCGGGGCGGATCGCCAGGCCGACGGGTTCGCGCACGCGGAGGCCTTCGGCATCCCGACGATCATGGTCCCGTACAGCGAGTTCGCCTCGCGGGAGGAGTGGGGTGCCGAGCTGCACGCGCAGCTGACGGTCTGGCGCCCCGACCTCGTGGTGCTGAGCGGACTCATGCGTCTGCTGCCGGCCGCGTTCGTCGACGCGTGGGCGCCGCGCCTCATCAACACCCACCCCGCGTACCTCCCCGAGTTCCCGGGCGCCCACGGCGTCCGCGACGCGCTCGCGGCGGGAGCGACCCAGACCGGCGCGAGCGTCATCGTGGTCGACGGCGGTGTCGATACGGGGCCGATCCTGGCGCAGGAGCGCGTCGACGTGCTCCCCGGCGACACCGAGCACTCCCTGCACGAGCGCATCAAGCCCGTCGAGCGGCGCCTCCTCATCGACGTCGTGCGCCGCATCGCGACCGGCGACCTCGACCTCTCCGTCTACGACACCCACTGA
- a CDS encoding NCS2 family permease, with amino-acid sequence MDRFFQITERGSTIGAEVRGGLVTFVAMAYIVILNPIILSSGVDVTGAQLEFPQVAATTALTAGAMTILFGLVARLPFAFAAGLGINSFLAVAVVGQVTWAEAMGLIVINGLLIVLLAATGLRRLIFDAVPMALKTAITVGIGLFIAFIGFVDSGFVTATGANSPPVGLGVAGSIATVPTLLFVLTLLLAAVLLARKVKGAILIALVSGTVAAVVVEAIWNLGPKIGADGQLANPGGWGLSVPELPSSLVSLPDLSLVGQISFGSFERIGVLAATMLVFTLLFTNFFDAMGTFTGLSREAGLADAKGNFPRLRSALIVEGVGAVAGGLTSSSSNTVFIESGAGIGEGAKTGLANLVTGGLFLLAMFFTPLTTIVPTEIAAAALVIVGALMMAQIRHVDLTDLSALVPVFLTVTVMPLTYSIANGIGAGFVSWVVVRSLSGKAKEISPLLWVVAAGFVVFFARGPIEALLAG; translated from the coding sequence ATCGACCGCTTCTTCCAGATCACCGAGCGCGGCTCGACGATCGGGGCGGAGGTCCGCGGCGGCCTCGTCACCTTCGTCGCGATGGCCTACATCGTGATCCTGAACCCGATCATCCTCTCCAGCGGCGTGGACGTCACGGGGGCGCAGCTCGAGTTCCCGCAGGTCGCGGCCACGACGGCTCTCACCGCGGGAGCCATGACGATCCTCTTCGGCCTCGTCGCCCGCCTGCCGTTCGCGTTCGCCGCGGGCCTCGGCATCAACTCGTTCCTCGCCGTCGCCGTCGTCGGTCAGGTCACGTGGGCCGAGGCGATGGGCCTCATCGTCATCAACGGTCTGCTGATCGTCCTCCTCGCCGCCACCGGCCTGCGGCGCCTCATCTTCGACGCCGTCCCCATGGCGCTGAAGACCGCCATCACGGTCGGCATCGGCCTGTTCATCGCCTTCATCGGCTTCGTCGACAGCGGGTTCGTGACGGCCACGGGGGCGAACTCGCCGCCCGTGGGCCTCGGCGTCGCGGGGTCGATCGCGACCGTTCCGACGCTCCTGTTCGTCCTGACGCTGCTCCTGGCGGCCGTGCTGCTGGCACGCAAGGTCAAGGGCGCGATCCTCATCGCGCTGGTCTCGGGCACCGTCGCTGCCGTCGTCGTCGAGGCGATCTGGAACCTCGGTCCGAAGATCGGCGCCGACGGGCAGCTCGCGAACCCCGGCGGGTGGGGCCTGTCGGTCCCCGAGCTGCCCAGTTCGCTCGTCTCCTTGCCCGACCTCAGCCTCGTCGGACAGATCAGCTTCGGCTCGTTCGAGCGCATCGGCGTGCTCGCGGCGACGATGCTCGTCTTCACCCTCCTCTTCACGAACTTCTTCGACGCGATGGGCACCTTCACCGGCCTGTCGCGCGAGGCGGGCCTGGCCGACGCCAAGGGCAACTTCCCCCGCCTGCGCTCCGCACTCATCGTCGAGGGCGTCGGCGCCGTCGCGGGAGGCCTCACGTCGTCGTCGTCCAACACGGTGTTCATCGAATCGGGTGCGGGTATCGGCGAGGGCGCGAAGACGGGCCTCGCGAACCTCGTCACCGGCGGACTGTTCCTGCTGGCGATGTTCTTCACGCCGCTCACCACGATCGTGCCCACCGAGATCGCGGCCGCGGCGCTCGTGATCGTCGGTGCGCTGATGATGGCGCAGATCCGTCACGTCGACCTCACCGACCTGTCCGCGCTCGTCCCGGTCTTCCTCACGGTGACCGTGATGCCGCTGACCTACTCGATCGCCAACGGCATCGGCGCGGGCTTCGTCAGCTGGGTCGTGGTCCGGTCGCTGTCGGGCAAGGCGAAGGAGATCAGCCCGCTCCTGTGGGTCGTCGCCGCCGGGTTCGTCGTGTTTTTCGCGCGCGGTCCGATCGAGGCCCTGCTGGCCGGCTGA
- a CDS encoding ABC transporter ATP-binding protein: protein MTSSTERPSATPRLSTLRALARLYPYAKPVLPRLVLGAVSALIASLLALAIPLVLEVVVAGPIASGDLTQLAWGAGAVLVLGLLEALMVWARRYFVMAPATKVEYDLRTGFYERLQRLPVSFHDKWQSGQLLSRMMQDISMMRRWMAFGLVLLVVNMLTILVGAVLLFRWHWLLGATFLVVCAPLWYAGYRFEKTYGTLARQSQDQAGDLATSVEESVHGIRVLKAFGRGKHALVKFTRQAETLRETELSKARAIGWIWFWLVLLPDIAFALCLGVGILLIQTDQLQIAELVAFFAMATVLRWPMESIGFLFSFLLDARTATDRIFEVFDEENTIVDPESPVDAAVSRGALTFEGVHFRYQDAADTERDLLDGIDLALLPGETMALVGLTGSGKTTLTTLPARLYDVTQGRVAVDGIDVRDLPLKKLRTVVGMAFEDATLFSQTVRENVLLGREDLEVGSEEAEAVMREALAVAQAGFVDDLPHGADTVIGEEGLSLSGGQRQRLALARAVAARPAVLVLDDPLSALDVDTEALVEDALREVLHETTALVVAHRPSTVTLADRVALLEDGRITAVGTHSELLRSSEHYRHVISSLEDEQSRQREREVNL, encoded by the coding sequence ATGACCTCTTCCACCGAGAGACCCTCCGCGACTCCGCGACTTTCCACTTTGCGGGCGCTCGCCCGCCTCTACCCGTACGCCAAACCGGTGCTGCCTCGGCTCGTGCTGGGTGCCGTCAGCGCGCTCATCGCGAGCCTGCTGGCCCTCGCCATCCCGCTCGTGCTCGAGGTCGTCGTCGCGGGCCCCATCGCTTCGGGAGACCTCACGCAGCTCGCGTGGGGCGCCGGCGCCGTGCTGGTGCTCGGCCTCCTCGAGGCACTCATGGTGTGGGCTCGCCGCTACTTCGTGATGGCCCCCGCGACCAAGGTCGAGTACGACCTGCGCACCGGCTTCTACGAGCGGCTGCAGCGCCTGCCCGTCTCCTTCCACGACAAGTGGCAGTCGGGGCAGCTCCTCAGCCGCATGATGCAGGACATCAGCATGATGCGCCGCTGGATGGCGTTCGGCCTCGTGCTGCTCGTGGTCAACATGCTCACGATCCTCGTCGGCGCGGTGCTCCTGTTCCGCTGGCACTGGCTGCTGGGCGCGACCTTCCTCGTCGTGTGCGCGCCGCTGTGGTACGCCGGCTACCGGTTCGAGAAGACCTACGGCACCCTCGCCCGGCAGAGCCAGGACCAGGCGGGCGACCTCGCGACGTCGGTCGAGGAGTCCGTCCACGGCATCCGCGTGCTCAAGGCGTTCGGGCGCGGCAAGCACGCGCTGGTGAAGTTCACCCGCCAGGCCGAGACGCTGCGCGAGACCGAGCTGAGCAAGGCGCGCGCGATCGGCTGGATCTGGTTCTGGCTCGTACTGCTCCCGGACATCGCGTTCGCGCTGTGCCTGGGCGTCGGCATCCTGTTGATCCAGACCGACCAGCTGCAGATCGCGGAGCTCGTCGCGTTCTTCGCGATGGCCACCGTGCTGCGCTGGCCGATGGAGTCCATCGGCTTCCTGTTCTCGTTCCTGCTCGACGCGCGCACGGCCACCGACCGCATCTTCGAGGTCTTCGACGAGGAGAACACCATCGTCGACCCCGAGAGCCCGGTCGACGCCGCCGTCTCCCGTGGCGCGCTCACCTTCGAGGGTGTCCACTTCCGCTACCAGGACGCGGCCGACACCGAGCGCGACCTGCTCGACGGCATCGACCTCGCCCTTCTCCCGGGCGAGACGATGGCGCTCGTGGGGCTCACCGGTTCGGGCAAGACCACGCTCACGACCCTGCCCGCGCGCCTCTACGACGTGACGCAGGGCCGGGTCGCCGTCGACGGGATCGACGTGCGCGACCTGCCGCTGAAGAAGCTGCGCACGGTCGTCGGCATGGCCTTCGAAGACGCCACGCTCTTCTCGCAGACCGTCCGTGAGAACGTGCTGCTCGGCAGGGAAGACCTCGAGGTCGGCAGCGAGGAGGCCGAAGCCGTCATGCGCGAGGCGCTCGCCGTCGCCCAGGCCGGGTTCGTCGACGACCTCCCTCACGGTGCCGACACGGTCATCGGCGAGGAAGGCCTGTCGCTCTCGGGCGGTCAGCGCCAGCGGCTCGCGCTCGCCCGTGCGGTCGCCGCCCGCCCCGCGGTGCTCGTGCTCGACGACCCGCTGTCGGCGCTCGACGTCGACACCGAGGCCCTCGTCGAAGACGCGCTGCGCGAGGTGCTGCACGAGACCACCGCGCTCGTGGTCGCGCACCGCCCCTCGACGGTGACGCTCGCCGACCGGGTCGCGCTGCTCGAAGACGGGCGCATCACGGCCGTGGGTACCCACTCCGAGCTGCTGCGCTCCAGCGAGCACTACCGCCACGTGATCTCGAGTCTCGAAGACGAACAATCCCGCCAGCGGGAGAGGGAGGTGAACCTGTGA
- a CDS encoding ABC transporter ATP-binding protein translates to MSSTVTGTSGEDRSDYTREESRAIRQRSLRLLGSLVQPLRPQLVLAATVLVVSTALRVAGPALIAYGINQALPKVLSVGDWMPTAVVVLVYLVAGIGGAALIGWYAVVAARLTQAVMLDLRKRIFLHTQRLSLEFHESYTSGRIISRQTSDLDSIRELLDGGLNELVSGVLYGGFTLIALLLLDWHSGVILLVMGIPLWFVMRWFYLNSQRVYRESRVVSAKVIVKFVETMTGIRAVKAFRKETRNDDEFGDLSSQYRDVNLRSIRLFGIFEPAMMAVASISVALVLLWGGIRVAEGTILVGTLLAGVLYVRNFFSPLQEIAFFLNSYQSATAALEKVSGVLEEEPTVPDPAKPVDLWTAKGHIEFRDVTFGYSDDRTILPHFSLDIPAGQTIALVGTTGAGKSTLAKLVSRFYDPSKGAVTLDDVDLRSLHPKDLRRAIVMVTQEAYLFSGTVADNIALGKPDATMDEIRAAARAVGAHDFIERLPDGYATDVNKRGGRVSAGQRQLISFARAFLADPAVLILDEATASLDIPSERQIQDALQTLLADRTAIIIAHRLSTVAIADRVLVMEHGRIIEDDSPEVLISGTGKFAQLHAAWRESLV, encoded by the coding sequence GTGAGCTCCACGGTCACCGGAACCAGCGGCGAAGACCGCTCCGACTACACGCGCGAAGAATCGCGCGCCATCCGTCAGCGTTCGCTGCGTCTGCTCGGCTCGCTCGTGCAGCCGCTGCGGCCGCAACTCGTGCTGGCGGCGACGGTGCTCGTCGTGTCCACCGCGCTGCGCGTGGCTGGCCCCGCGCTCATCGCCTACGGCATCAACCAGGCGCTGCCCAAGGTGCTCTCCGTGGGCGACTGGATGCCGACGGCTGTCGTCGTGCTCGTCTACCTCGTCGCCGGCATCGGCGGCGCCGCCCTCATCGGGTGGTACGCGGTCGTGGCGGCCCGCTTGACGCAGGCCGTCATGCTCGATCTGCGCAAGCGCATCTTCCTGCACACGCAGCGCCTCAGTCTGGAGTTCCACGAGTCCTACACGTCGGGCCGGATCATCTCGCGCCAGACCAGCGACCTCGACTCCATCCGCGAGCTGCTCGACGGCGGACTCAACGAGCTCGTCTCCGGTGTGCTCTACGGCGGGTTCACCCTCATCGCGCTCCTGTTGCTCGACTGGCACTCCGGCGTCATCCTCCTCGTGATGGGCATCCCGCTGTGGTTCGTCATGCGGTGGTTCTACCTGAACTCGCAGCGGGTGTACCGCGAGTCGCGCGTCGTGAGCGCCAAGGTGATCGTCAAGTTCGTCGAGACCATGACCGGCATCCGTGCCGTCAAGGCGTTCCGCAAGGAGACGCGCAACGACGACGAGTTCGGCGACCTGTCGAGCCAGTACCGCGACGTGAACCTCCGCTCGATCCGCCTGTTCGGCATCTTCGAGCCGGCCATGATGGCGGTCGCGTCGATCTCGGTCGCGCTCGTGCTGCTGTGGGGCGGCATCCGCGTGGCGGAGGGCACGATCCTCGTGGGCACCCTGCTCGCCGGAGTTCTCTACGTCCGCAACTTCTTCTCCCCGCTGCAGGAGATCGCGTTCTTCCTGAACTCCTACCAGTCGGCGACGGCCGCGCTGGAGAAGGTGTCGGGCGTCCTGGAGGAGGAGCCGACGGTGCCCGATCCGGCGAAGCCCGTCGATCTGTGGACGGCGAAGGGGCACATCGAGTTCCGCGACGTGACGTTCGGCTACTCCGACGACCGCACGATCCTGCCGCACTTCTCGCTGGACATCCCGGCGGGGCAGACGATCGCGCTCGTCGGTACGACCGGCGCCGGCAAGTCGACGCTCGCCAAGCTGGTGTCGCGTTTCTACGACCCGTCGAAGGGTGCCGTCACACTCGACGACGTCGACCTGCGGTCGCTGCATCCCAAGGACCTTCGCCGCGCGATCGTCATGGTCACGCAAGAGGCGTACCTGTTCAGCGGGACGGTCGCCGACAACATCGCGCTCGGCAAGCCCGACGCGACGATGGACGAGATCCGCGCCGCGGCGCGTGCGGTCGGGGCGCACGACTTCATCGAGCGACTGCCCGACGGCTATGCGACCGACGTGAACAAGCGCGGTGGTCGGGTGTCGGCAGGTCAGCGTCAGCTGATCTCGTTCGCGCGCGCGTTCCTCGCCGATCCGGCGGTGCTCATCCTCGACGAGGCCACGGCATCCCTCGACATCCCGTCGGAGCGGCAGATCCAGGACGCGTTGCAGACCCTCCTCGCCGACCGAACGGCGATCATCATCGCGCACCGCTTGTCGACGGTCGCGATCGCCGACCGGGTGCTCGTCATGGAGCACGGTCGCATCATCGAGGACGACTCCCCGGAGGTGCTGATCTCGGGAACGGGCAAGTTCGCGCAGCTGCACGCCGCCTGGCGGGAGTCGCTGGTC
- a CDS encoding methylated-DNA--[protein]-cysteine S-methyltransferase, with protein MTAIMQTIDTPDGPFTILADARQRVLASGWTADPEAILARLSTPPQAREGETDAAAAVAAYYGGDMAAIDAVPVAQTGTALQLSGWATLRRIAPGAPLSYTAFAAELGRPSAVRAAASICARNAPALFVPCHRVLRGDGSLGGFAWGVEVKRSLLAREAA; from the coding sequence ATGACCGCGATCATGCAGACCATCGACACCCCCGACGGACCGTTCACGATCCTCGCCGACGCGCGCCAGCGGGTGCTCGCGTCGGGGTGGACCGCCGACCCGGAGGCGATCCTCGCCCGGCTGAGCACGCCCCCGCAGGCGCGCGAAGGCGAGACGGATGCCGCCGCCGCTGTCGCGGCGTACTACGGCGGCGACATGGCAGCGATCGATGCGGTGCCGGTCGCCCAGACGGGCACCGCCCTGCAGCTGTCGGGGTGGGCGACCCTTCGGCGCATCGCACCGGGCGCGCCGCTCAGCTACACGGCGTTCGCCGCGGAGCTCGGCCGCCCCAGCGCCGTGCGCGCCGCGGCCTCCATCTGTGCGCGCAACGCGCCAGCGCTGTTCGTGCCGTGCCATCGAGTGCTCCGAGGCGACGGCAGCCTCGGGGGATTCGCGTGGGGCGTCGAGGTGAAGCGGAGTCTGCTGGCACGCGAAGCGGCCTGA
- a CDS encoding DUF6350 family protein has translation MNRLLVALLAAFDAVIVVAVGLAAALAPLTVLWVFGVPAADWQALWPAAATLWQAGHLVPLQVALDAEYVTAVGISPDASSFVFSLAPLAFTVFTAVFAARSGARAARAGAWPVGVAAGAVVVGVLATLVALTSRLAVAAVDTTAAIAIPVAVFAVPCLLGALVTAWRHGDDGILDRLRHRLDVDDTGVVEAGARGIAAALTGILGVGGLVVAAAVFTGGGRMVALFEAAHVDLIGVIVLGLGQLVYLPTLIVWGAAFASGPGFSVGQGTAVGPGGTDLGVVPGIPVLGLIPEDPSPWLLLLALAVVAVGAGAGWVARARLRTADAGEPLLSRLIALALVVVGAAGGAALLAVLASGSLGPGRLAQAGPSAGSFALAVAVEVALGAAAVLLSPRADSPGEEAASSPVDWAGADPGRADLGHGFESSGPAGGGERP, from the coding sequence ATGAACCGCCTGCTCGTCGCCCTCCTCGCCGCCTTCGACGCCGTCATCGTCGTCGCCGTCGGCCTCGCCGCCGCACTCGCCCCACTCACCGTGCTGTGGGTGTTCGGCGTCCCCGCCGCCGACTGGCAGGCGCTGTGGCCGGCCGCCGCGACCCTGTGGCAGGCGGGACACCTCGTGCCCCTCCAGGTGGCACTGGATGCCGAGTACGTGACGGCCGTCGGCATCAGCCCCGACGCGTCGAGCTTCGTCTTCTCTCTCGCTCCGCTCGCCTTCACCGTGTTCACCGCGGTGTTCGCGGCGCGCTCCGGAGCCCGCGCCGCCCGCGCCGGGGCCTGGCCGGTCGGCGTCGCCGCGGGCGCCGTCGTGGTCGGCGTGCTCGCGACCCTCGTCGCGCTCACTTCGCGGCTCGCGGTCGCCGCCGTCGACACCACCGCGGCGATCGCGATCCCCGTCGCCGTGTTCGCCGTCCCCTGTCTGCTCGGTGCGCTCGTGACCGCCTGGCGTCACGGCGACGACGGCATCCTCGACCGGCTCCGTCACCGTCTCGACGTCGACGACACGGGCGTCGTCGAGGCGGGGGCGCGGGGCATCGCCGCGGCGCTCACCGGCATCCTCGGCGTCGGCGGGCTCGTCGTGGCGGCAGCGGTCTTCACGGGCGGCGGCCGGATGGTCGCGCTCTTCGAAGCCGCGCACGTCGATCTGATCGGTGTGATCGTCCTCGGGCTCGGTCAGCTCGTCTACCTCCCGACCCTCATCGTGTGGGGGGCGGCGTTCGCGTCGGGCCCCGGCTTCTCGGTCGGCCAGGGCACCGCGGTGGGCCCCGGGGGCACCGACCTCGGCGTCGTGCCCGGCATCCCGGTGCTGGGACTCATCCCCGAAGACCCGTCGCCGTGGCTCCTGCTCCTCGCGCTCGCGGTGGTCGCCGTCGGTGCGGGCGCGGGCTGGGTCGCGCGCGCGCGACTGAGAACGGCGGATGCCGGCGAGCCGCTGCTGTCCCGGCTCATCGCCCTCGCCCTGGTGGTCGTCGGGGCTGCGGGAGGTGCGGCGCTGCTGGCCGTGCTGGCCTCCGGGTCGCTCGGGCCCGGTCGTCTGGCGCAGGCGGGTCCGTCGGCGGGGTCGTTCGCCCTCGCGGTGGCGGTCGAGGTCGCCCTCGGTGCGGCGGCGGTCCTGCTGTCGCCGCGGGCCGATTCCCCCGGCGAGGAAGCCGCGTCGTCGCCGGTAGACTGGGCCGGTGCTGACCCTGGCCGTGCTGATCTCGGGCACGGGTTCGAATCTTCGGGCCCTGCTGGAGGCGGCGAGCGACCCTGA
- the purH gene encoding bifunctional phosphoribosylaminoimidazolecarboxamide formyltransferase/IMP cyclohydrolase gives MAGPTIDPALYRPRDLVPIRRALISVSDKTGLLPLAEALAAAGVEILSTGGSAALLRDAGIAVTDVSEITGFPESLGGRVKTLHPHVHAGLLADLRLEDHESQLKELGIEPFELVVVNLYPFVETVASGATGDAVVEQIDIGGPAMVRASAKNFANVAIVVSPESYPAIIEAVAGGGTSLAQRRDLAARAFAHTCEYDRAVATWFAEETLSSDELPQHLTVKAERLATLRYGENSHQRAAIYTRLGGHGIAQATQLQGKEMSYNNYVDADAALRAAFDLVKPAVAIIKHANPCGIAIGAPNALDPIASAHLRAHECDPVSAFGGVIAANRTVTLKMAENLRDIFTEVIVAPDFEPEALEVFKLKKNLRVLRLPADWKQERMDVRLVSGGLLLQDADRFPDEIESVAKDWQLVSGDRPAPEELEGMIFAWKACRAVKSNAIVLAQGSATVGIGMGQVNRVDSCRLAVERAGDRAAGSVAASDAFFPFADGPQVLIDAGIKTIIQPGGSVRDQEVIDAARAANVTMFFTGERHFFH, from the coding sequence ATGGCCGGACCGACCATCGACCCTGCCCTCTACCGCCCCCGCGACCTCGTTCCGATCCGGCGCGCGCTCATCTCGGTGAGCGACAAGACGGGGCTCCTCCCGCTCGCCGAGGCGCTCGCCGCCGCGGGAGTCGAGATCCTCTCGACCGGAGGGTCGGCCGCGCTCCTGCGGGATGCCGGCATCGCCGTGACCGACGTCTCGGAGATCACCGGCTTCCCCGAGTCGCTGGGCGGCCGCGTCAAGACGCTCCACCCCCACGTGCACGCGGGCCTCCTCGCCGATCTGCGGTTGGAAGACCACGAGTCGCAGCTCAAGGAGCTCGGCATCGAGCCCTTCGAACTCGTGGTCGTGAACCTGTACCCGTTCGTCGAGACCGTGGCCTCGGGCGCCACGGGCGACGCCGTCGTCGAGCAGATCGACATCGGCGGTCCCGCGATGGTGCGCGCGTCGGCGAAGAACTTCGCCAACGTCGCCATCGTCGTCTCCCCGGAGTCCTACCCGGCGATCATCGAGGCGGTCGCCGGCGGCGGCACGAGCCTCGCGCAGCGACGTGACCTCGCGGCGCGCGCCTTCGCGCACACGTGCGAGTACGACCGGGCCGTCGCGACGTGGTTCGCGGAGGAGACGCTGTCCTCCGACGAGCTGCCGCAGCACCTGACGGTGAAGGCGGAGCGGCTCGCGACGCTCCGCTACGGCGAGAACTCGCACCAGCGCGCCGCGATCTACACGCGCCTGGGTGGCCACGGCATCGCGCAGGCCACGCAGCTGCAGGGCAAGGAGATGTCGTACAACAACTACGTCGACGCCGACGCCGCCCTGCGTGCGGCATTCGACCTCGTGAAGCCCGCCGTCGCGATCATCAAGCACGCGAACCCCTGCGGCATCGCGATCGGGGCGCCGAACGCGCTCGACCCGATCGCGTCGGCACACCTGCGTGCGCACGAGTGCGACCCGGTGTCGGCCTTCGGAGGCGTGATCGCCGCGAACCGCACGGTGACGCTGAAGATGGCCGAGAACCTGCGCGACATCTTCACGGAGGTGATCGTCGCCCCCGACTTCGAGCCCGAGGCCCTCGAGGTCTTCAAGCTCAAGAAGAACCTCCGCGTCCTGCGGCTGCCCGCCGACTGGAAGCAGGAGCGCATGGACGTGCGTCTCGTCTCCGGCGGACTGCTGCTCCAGGATGCCGATCGGTTCCCCGACGAGATCGAGTCGGTCGCCAAGGACTGGCAGCTGGTCTCCGGCGACCGCCCCGCCCCCGAGGAGCTCGAGGGCATGATCTTCGCGTGGAAGGCGTGCCGCGCCGTCAAGTCCAACGCGATCGTGCTCGCGCAGGGGTCGGCCACGGTCGGCATCGGTATGGGCCAGGTCAACCGTGTCGACTCCTGCCGCCTTGCGGTGGAGCGCGCCGGTGACCGGGCGGCCGGGTCGGTCGCGGCATCCGATGCGTTCTTCCCCTTCGCCGACGGCCCGCAGGTGCTCATCGACGCCGGGATCAAGACGATCATCCAGCCCGGCGGATCGGTGCGCGACCAGGAGGTCATCGACGCCGCGCGCGCGGCGAACGTGACGATGTTCTTCACGGGGGAGCGTCACTTCTTCCACTGA